Proteins encoded in a region of the Enterococcus gilvus ATCC BAA-350 genome:
- a CDS encoding TetR/AcrR family transcriptional regulator, giving the protein MPKKTFLNLSEVRQAEIRDLLVTIFYEKPVSQVKVSDIVEALQMSRGIFYKYFEDLNDAYDYLIHYYAGQIHGEIIDHMTQQEGDFFQGIENFLVLYVELDHASARYRQLVLLAQNSYLFSYRPETDHGIDAWKELLEQNDFAMPTLEEQVSFLYFSMKLVIDSLTDMLANHWGREELLQDFRYKTHWLTKGIKRR; this is encoded by the coding sequence ATGCCGAAAAAAACTTTTCTAAATTTATCAGAGGTGCGGCAAGCAGAAATCCGCGATCTATTGGTGACGATTTTTTACGAGAAACCTGTCAGTCAGGTGAAAGTAAGTGACATCGTGGAGGCATTGCAAATGTCGCGAGGGATTTTTTATAAATACTTTGAGGATTTAAACGATGCTTACGATTATTTGATTCATTATTACGCAGGACAGATCCACGGGGAGATCATTGATCACATGACCCAGCAAGAGGGCGATTTCTTTCAAGGGATCGAAAATTTTTTAGTGCTTTACGTGGAGCTGGATCACGCTTCTGCACGTTACCGTCAATTGGTTCTCTTGGCACAAAACAGCTATCTGTTTTCCTATCGGCCAGAAACAGACCACGGAATAGACGCGTGGAAAGAGCTTCTAGAACAAAATGATTTCGCGATGCCGACATTGGAGGAGCAAGTAAGTTTTCTCTATTTTTCCATGAAGCTAGTGATCGATTCTTTGACGGATATGTTGGCGAACCATTGGGGAAGAGAAGAATTACTGCAAGATTTCCGTTATAAAACACATTGGTTGACGAAGGGCATAAAAAGACGCTGA
- the thrS gene encoding threonine--tRNA ligase, translated as MSKEIEIVLPNGSKQKVAKNTTLFEIKNQWMERAVIGSIDGELVDLSTPVKDNAEIAFYDCSSPEGTTAICQLVSLLLQEAIKAHYPEALFAKSQREDQTIWVDLRVDQPLSALILKDLEHHIKKKLKTDAKIESAILPVSEAKEVFKDNELKLFALAEMPADQPVFVYSFGDVTEFFLEPMALEVATAEYFSLLKVSGAYWQGDPEKEMLQRVMGVVFAEKAQLLAHLDYLEESEKRSHQKLGKELDLFMFSEEAPGMPFYLENGLTIRNELQKFLRELQAKYDYKEVKTPLILNQRLWERSGHWDHYKNNMYFTKVANEDYALKPMNCPGHCLIYKDRKRSYRDLPMRMAEFGQVHRHEFSGALNGLLRVRTFCQDDAHIFVRRDQIEQEIALALKIIDEVYKIFGFEYGVELSTRPDDFMGEIELWDEAEASLGKVLTDLGYKYNINEGDGAFYGPKIDIHIKDALNRSHQCATVQLDFQMPEKFDLTYVDETNQEAQPVMIHRAVFGSLDRFLGILIEHYAGAFPFWLAPKQVALINVAQPHEAGVEALFQEFHAAGIRVEKDLRNVKLGKKIREAELRKIPYSLVIGDKELSEGTFAVRKHGSDTIKQMAKAEFMELLKQQQQEKNHQYY; from the coding sequence ATGTCAAAAGAAATCGAAATTGTTTTACCAAATGGAAGCAAACAAAAGGTGGCAAAAAACACCACATTGTTTGAGATAAAAAATCAATGGATGGAACGTGCAGTCATTGGCAGTATCGATGGCGAGCTTGTTGACTTATCAACTCCAGTGAAAGACAATGCGGAGATCGCTTTTTATGATTGCTCCTCTCCAGAAGGAACTACGGCAATATGCCAGTTAGTCAGTCTGCTGCTGCAAGAAGCAATCAAGGCGCACTATCCCGAAGCCCTATTTGCAAAATCGCAACGGGAGGATCAGACGATCTGGGTCGATCTGCGAGTGGATCAACCATTAAGTGCTCTGATCTTGAAGGATCTGGAGCACCATATCAAAAAGAAATTAAAAACGGATGCCAAGATCGAAAGTGCCATTCTACCTGTATCCGAAGCGAAAGAAGTCTTTAAAGACAACGAGTTAAAATTGTTTGCGTTGGCTGAAATGCCTGCTGACCAGCCTGTTTTTGTGTATTCCTTCGGCGATGTCACCGAGTTTTTCCTTGAACCGATGGCGCTGGAAGTAGCGACGGCTGAATACTTCTCATTGCTAAAGGTCTCTGGTGCCTACTGGCAAGGAGATCCGGAAAAAGAAATGCTGCAGCGGGTCATGGGGGTAGTCTTTGCTGAAAAAGCACAGCTCTTGGCGCATTTAGACTATTTAGAAGAATCGGAAAAACGCAGCCATCAGAAACTTGGAAAAGAACTCGATTTATTTATGTTCTCTGAAGAAGCACCTGGCATGCCTTTTTATTTGGAGAATGGCTTGACCATTCGGAATGAGCTGCAAAAATTCTTGCGAGAATTGCAAGCAAAATACGATTACAAGGAAGTCAAAACGCCTTTGATCTTGAATCAGCGCTTATGGGAGCGTTCCGGTCACTGGGATCATTATAAGAATAATATGTATTTCACGAAGGTAGCCAATGAGGATTACGCCTTAAAACCGATGAACTGTCCGGGACATTGCTTGATCTACAAGGACCGTAAGCGGTCTTACCGCGACCTGCCGATGCGCATGGCGGAATTTGGTCAAGTCCACCGTCACGAATTCAGCGGGGCATTGAATGGCCTGTTGCGTGTCCGAACCTTCTGTCAGGATGACGCACATATTTTTGTCAGACGTGATCAAATCGAGCAGGAGATCGCTTTGGCGTTAAAAATCATTGATGAAGTTTATAAGATTTTCGGCTTTGAGTACGGAGTCGAGCTGTCGACGCGGCCAGATGACTTTATGGGTGAGATCGAACTGTGGGATGAAGCCGAAGCGTCCCTTGGAAAAGTGTTGACGGATCTTGGGTATAAATACAATATCAATGAAGGCGATGGGGCCTTTTACGGACCGAAGATCGACATCCACATCAAGGATGCGTTGAATCGCAGCCATCAATGTGCCACGGTTCAATTGGATTTCCAGATGCCAGAGAAATTTGACCTGACGTATGTGGATGAAACGAACCAAGAAGCACAACCCGTGATGATCCATCGGGCAGTCTTCGGTTCATTGGATCGCTTCCTTGGGATTTTGATCGAACATTATGCAGGCGCGTTCCCATTTTGGTTAGCACCGAAACAAGTAGCGCTGATCAATGTTGCACAGCCGCATGAGGCCGGCGTTGAAGCCTTGTTCCAAGAATTTCATGCCGCAGGAATTCGTGTCGAAAAGGATCTGCGAAATGTAAAACTAGGCAAGAAGATCCGTGAGGCAGAATTGCGAAAAATTCCTTACAGCTTAGTGATCGGAGACAAAGAATTGTCAGAGGGGACCTTCGCCGTTCGCAAGCATGGCAGCGACACGATCAAGCAAATGGCTAAAGCGGAGTTTATGGAATTACTCAAGCAGCAGCAACAAGAAAAAAATCATCAGTATTACTAA
- a CDS encoding ABC transporter permease codes for MKNKTYLKASLREILYSKGRFIAIVLIILLGTLLYVGIKATGPILNHSASRYVDKQDLSNLQIVSTGGLTAEDIKLAEKIPDAKVESGHQLFYADSKKNQVVKLYSYNEENKQNQLQVKSGHLPKKENEIVLDEKAKEEGYRLNQTYQIDQPDQLKRKTFKIVGFVQSPIYVSTEERGLSNVGNGSVDFFAYVPEKNFSSAIKSVLYVSFANVQEKETYGKSYENTMDKNIEKVEKLFADRPEKRAAEIKAAAEKELLPRKAEVAENLERLDAGQRELDQAKGQLEQQRAMMPGETPQLAQAQAELETRQKELNDNRGQLLSAQQKISDSEKELAELTTPSYSYEQRSDNPGFQEYGDLSERIAAIANVFPVFFFFIAALITFTTMTRMVEENRREIGTLKALGYSRSEISIKYIIYALSAATIGIALGSVVGIHTLPRLVFDLSSDRYNFPGVDVFYLPRPIIQATIAFLIASLGAALLVLMKELHEKPAKLLQPKAPKPGKRIFLERITPIWSRMSFNSKVSYRNLFRYKSRMIMAVIGIAGCAALMVAGVGLKDSLSSVGDKQFGPIIDYDAIVTLKEEAPKDEVKQLLSDNKKVKSELATLNETIELKRKGQATQKLTMMVPENREAFKDYLHLKEAGTPFTLPKEGAVITQKMAESFDLKKGDSLTVYDDDQQTFKVKIAAIADNYLGNFLYVSKEYYQQARGKAFAANSFLLKNEPLTKAEERSLSETLLRSDQVTNTSFISTQIETQEQSMSNLDGIVWIFVVLSGLLAFIVLYNLTNINVSERVRELSTIKVLGFYDREVTSYIFRENFVFTILGILFGYGLGIVLTKFILDQASMETITFPPVIGYGAYLLSGGLTILFSVIVMVATHFRLRHINMIDALKSNE; via the coding sequence ATGAAAAATAAGACCTATTTAAAAGCAAGCTTACGCGAGATCCTTTATTCAAAGGGACGCTTCATTGCGATCGTTTTAATTATTTTATTAGGAACATTGTTATATGTAGGAATCAAAGCGACAGGACCGATCTTGAATCATTCGGCGAGTCGCTATGTCGATAAACAAGACTTATCAAATCTGCAAATTGTTTCTACGGGCGGTTTGACAGCAGAGGATATCAAGCTGGCAGAAAAGATCCCCGACGCCAAAGTTGAGAGTGGTCACCAGCTCTTTTATGCAGATAGTAAGAAAAATCAAGTGGTGAAATTGTATTCATATAATGAAGAAAACAAACAAAACCAGTTACAGGTAAAGTCCGGTCATTTGCCGAAAAAGGAAAATGAGATCGTTTTGGATGAAAAGGCCAAAGAAGAAGGCTACCGGTTGAACCAAACGTATCAGATCGACCAACCGGATCAATTAAAACGAAAAACGTTCAAAATCGTCGGCTTTGTCCAATCGCCCATTTATGTCAGTACCGAAGAACGGGGCCTTTCCAATGTCGGGAACGGAAGCGTGGATTTTTTTGCCTACGTGCCTGAGAAGAATTTTTCAAGTGCTATAAAATCGGTACTCTATGTCTCCTTTGCGAATGTCCAAGAAAAAGAGACCTACGGCAAAAGCTACGAAAACACGATGGATAAAAACATTGAAAAGGTAGAGAAGCTCTTTGCAGACCGTCCAGAAAAACGTGCTGCGGAAATAAAAGCAGCTGCCGAAAAGGAATTGCTTCCGCGCAAAGCAGAAGTGGCGGAGAATCTGGAAAGGCTCGACGCCGGTCAAAGGGAACTGGATCAAGCCAAAGGACAACTAGAGCAGCAACGGGCGATGATGCCCGGTGAGACACCTCAACTGGCTCAAGCACAAGCAGAACTCGAGACGCGTCAAAAGGAACTTAACGACAATCGCGGGCAATTACTTTCTGCACAGCAAAAAATTTCTGACAGTGAAAAAGAGCTGGCTGAACTGACGACACCGAGCTATTCCTACGAGCAGCGGTCAGATAATCCCGGATTTCAGGAATACGGCGACCTTTCTGAACGGATCGCAGCCATTGCCAATGTGTTCCCGGTATTTTTCTTCTTTATTGCTGCGTTGATCACCTTCACTACCATGACACGAATGGTAGAAGAAAATCGAAGAGAGATCGGGACATTGAAGGCGTTGGGGTATTCACGTTCGGAGATTTCCATCAAATACATTATTTACGCGCTGTCCGCCGCCACGATTGGGATCGCTTTAGGCAGTGTGGTCGGTATCCACACGTTGCCGCGTCTGGTTTTTGACCTTTCAAGTGATCGGTATAATTTCCCGGGCGTAGACGTTTTCTATCTGCCGCGCCCGATCATCCAAGCAACGATCGCCTTTTTGATCGCCAGTTTAGGAGCGGCACTGCTTGTTCTAATGAAAGAATTGCATGAAAAACCTGCGAAGCTATTACAGCCTAAAGCCCCGAAACCAGGGAAACGGATTTTCTTGGAACGGATCACGCCGATCTGGTCTCGAATGAGCTTTAACTCAAAAGTAAGCTATCGAAATCTTTTTCGCTATAAATCTCGAATGATCATGGCGGTGATCGGAATCGCCGGCTGCGCAGCATTGATGGTCGCGGGCGTTGGTCTGAAGGACTCCTTGAGCTCGGTGGGCGATAAGCAGTTTGGCCCCATCATTGATTACGATGCGATCGTTACCTTAAAAGAAGAGGCGCCTAAAGACGAAGTGAAACAGCTTCTATCAGACAACAAAAAAGTAAAAAGCGAACTAGCGACGCTGAACGAAACGATCGAATTGAAACGAAAAGGGCAAGCCACTCAAAAACTCACGATGATGGTGCCAGAAAATCGTGAAGCATTTAAAGACTACCTTCATCTGAAAGAGGCTGGAACTCCCTTCACCCTGCCGAAAGAGGGTGCGGTGATCACTCAAAAAATGGCAGAATCATTTGACTTGAAAAAAGGGGATAGCCTGACCGTGTATGATGACGATCAGCAGACCTTCAAGGTGAAGATCGCGGCTATTGCGGACAATTATTTAGGAAACTTTTTGTATGTTTCAAAAGAGTATTATCAACAGGCGCGAGGAAAAGCGTTTGCCGCCAATAGTTTTTTGTTGAAAAATGAACCGCTGACAAAGGCGGAAGAAAGAAGCTTGTCGGAAACCTTGCTGCGCTCAGACCAGGTGACCAATACCTCATTCATCTCTACGCAGATTGAGACACAGGAGCAATCAATGAGCAATCTTGACGGGATCGTATGGATCTTCGTCGTTCTATCCGGTCTACTAGCGTTCATCGTGTTATATAATTTAACCAATATCAATGTGTCTGAACGGGTCAGAGAACTGTCTACGATCAAGGTACTAGGCTTTTATGATCGTGAGGTCACATCGTATATTTTCCGTGAGAATTTTGTGTTTACGATTTTAGGAATTTTATTTGGCTATGGCCTCGGAATTGTTTTGACCAAATTTATTTTGGATCAGGCTTCGATGGAAACGATCACGTTCCCGCCGGTCATCGGTTATGGTGCGTACCTTCTTTCCGGCGGATTGACGATCCTCTTCTCCGTGATCGTCATGGTCGCGACCCATTTCCGTCTGCGTCATATCAATATGATCGATGCACTGAAATCAAATGAATGA
- a CDS encoding ABC transporter permease produces MFLAWKEIRYAKLRYGLIVGIMILVAYVVFMLSGLANGLADGNRTAIDDWGASAIILSEDSNKIANASQLQAKDTERVTAKEKAGIGIYSTAVEKKSGGDKTNVSIFGTDSDAFVVPKVLDGRLYKNTNEAIVSENLLSEGYKLHQEIKVNDQTVKIVGVTKETTYTLAPVIYLSPSMFKTLKYGSQPMESEPISLIATKGTTSIDTKEGQTKLDKMTPETFIENIPGYTPEKLTLNTMIYFLFVVVAAIIGIFMYVITLQKTAIFGVMKAQGVETSYLVRSLLAQAFLVGVLGVAAAVGLSVLTSLVLPSAMPFAVHWEEWALYSGILVAVAMVGGLFSMRTVTKVDPVTAIGGE; encoded by the coding sequence ATGTTTTTAGCTTGGAAAGAAATTCGTTATGCGAAATTAAGATATGGCCTGATCGTCGGTATTATGATCCTAGTTGCATATGTGGTGTTCATGCTGTCAGGTTTGGCAAATGGCTTAGCAGACGGCAATCGGACAGCGATCGATGATTGGGGGGCGTCGGCAATTATCTTATCAGAAGACAGCAATAAAATCGCCAACGCGTCACAACTGCAAGCAAAAGATACGGAGCGTGTGACAGCGAAAGAAAAGGCAGGAATAGGGATCTATTCTACGGCTGTAGAGAAAAAGAGCGGCGGGGATAAAACCAATGTATCGATCTTCGGCACAGATAGTGACGCATTTGTAGTCCCAAAAGTTTTAGATGGGCGCTTGTACAAAAATACAAATGAAGCCATCGTATCAGAAAATCTTTTGTCCGAAGGCTACAAATTACATCAGGAGATAAAGGTGAATGATCAGACGGTGAAAATCGTTGGTGTGACAAAGGAGACGACCTACACCTTGGCGCCTGTGATCTACCTTAGTCCGTCCATGTTCAAAACGTTGAAGTATGGTTCTCAACCAATGGAGAGCGAGCCGATCAGTTTGATCGCAACGAAGGGGACGACCTCGATCGATACCAAAGAAGGCCAAACGAAATTGGATAAAATGACTCCGGAAACATTTATTGAAAATATTCCCGGCTATACCCCAGAAAAATTAACGTTGAATACGATGATCTATTTTTTATTTGTCGTAGTTGCAGCGATCATTGGTATTTTTATGTACGTCATTACATTGCAAAAGACCGCGATCTTCGGTGTTATGAAGGCGCAAGGAGTGGAAACAAGCTATTTGGTTCGCTCGCTTTTAGCACAGGCCTTTTTAGTCGGAGTACTCGGGGTGGCAGCGGCAGTTGGTCTGAGTGTGCTGACGAGTTTGGTCTTGCCAAGCGCGATGCCCTTTGCCGTTCATTGGGAAGAATGGGCACTCTATAGCGGGATTCTAGTCGCAGTCGCAATGGTTGGAGGATTATTCTCTATGCGTACAGTCACAAAAGTCGATCCAGTAACAGCGATTGGAGGAGAATAA
- a CDS encoding nucleoid-associated protein, with the protein MDIYLKKAALHIVDRESGDPIYSQSELDLTKEYIRDYLTKKIQKLSSAQTKTGTLAEDSTFAFLSQQSEHDFLSASEKIVTRWYEAYKESEEAPSADAFVVLYEEDTQLYLAFLKVNYHEGYTHLVDSDEAGLKNELIIHRALLSSKSQKADEGIVVHLSNLSYELIEKKYPFSGEKRLYFSTQVIESRPAPSLEENVRVIKKAAEKIGEKFENQKHDVIADVKEAVYDIVEESGQIDAKVVAQKVFKDNVSAQMAFQEEVVEKGYVDQAPLLREVREITEKKYGKQKLKLSNGIELIVPLDVYRNPELIEFINNPDGTISVTIKNVDEVINRL; encoded by the coding sequence ATGGATATTTATTTAAAAAAAGCAGCACTTCATATCGTCGATCGCGAATCCGGTGATCCGATATACAGCCAGAGTGAATTAGACTTAACGAAAGAATATATACGAGACTATCTGACGAAGAAGATTCAAAAACTCTCCTCCGCTCAGACAAAAACAGGCACATTGGCAGAAGACTCGACCTTCGCATTTTTGAGTCAGCAGTCGGAACACGACTTTTTGTCCGCGAGTGAAAAAATCGTGACTCGTTGGTATGAAGCGTACAAGGAAAGCGAAGAGGCTCCCAGTGCAGATGCCTTTGTTGTGTTATATGAAGAGGACACACAATTATACCTCGCCTTTTTAAAGGTGAATTATCATGAAGGGTATACACATCTCGTCGATTCAGATGAGGCAGGGTTGAAGAATGAGCTGATCATTCACCGGGCATTATTATCCAGCAAATCGCAGAAAGCAGATGAAGGCATCGTCGTTCATTTGAGTAATTTGAGTTATGAATTGATTGAAAAAAAATACCCGTTTTCTGGTGAAAAGCGTCTCTATTTTTCTACGCAGGTCATCGAGAGCCGACCAGCACCTTCGCTGGAGGAAAATGTACGTGTGATCAAAAAAGCAGCCGAAAAAATCGGTGAAAAATTTGAAAATCAAAAGCACGACGTGATCGCGGATGTAAAGGAAGCTGTCTACGATATTGTAGAAGAAAGCGGCCAGATCGATGCAAAGGTCGTTGCACAGAAAGTATTCAAAGACAATGTTTCCGCACAAATGGCCTTCCAAGAAGAAGTGGTGGAAAAAGGATATGTAGATCAGGCCCCGCTTTTAAGAGAAGTACGCGAAATCACAGAAAAAAAATACGGCAAACAAAAGTTGAAGCTCTCCAATGGCATTGAATTGATCGTACCGTTAGACGTATACCGCAACCCTGAGCTGATTGAATTTATCAACAATCCAGATGGAACGATCTCTGTGACGATCAAAAATGTGGACGAAGTGATCAATCGTTTGTAA
- a CDS encoding ABC transporter ATP-binding protein — translation MSDVLTMEKIVKKFGEGHTEVTALKKIDFHVEEGEFVSVIGPSGSGKSTFLTIAGGLQTPTEGTIRINGTDFGKMKEKERSKARFKETGFILQSANLIPFLKVKEQFQLVEKIEKEKNAAKIEELLKSLDIWELREKYPKALSGGERQRVAIARSLFNDPQLILADEPTASLDSDHAYDVVKLLAKEAHERNKAIVMVTHDERMTTWSDKIYQMKDGELLEKE, via the coding sequence ATGAGCGATGTATTGACGATGGAAAAAATCGTGAAAAAATTTGGTGAAGGTCATACAGAAGTGACCGCTTTGAAAAAAATTGATTTTCATGTGGAAGAAGGAGAATTTGTCAGTGTGATCGGCCCGTCAGGATCTGGGAAAAGTACTTTTTTGACGATTGCCGGCGGATTGCAGACACCGACAGAAGGGACGATCCGGATCAATGGCACAGATTTTGGGAAAATGAAGGAGAAAGAACGCTCCAAGGCCCGGTTCAAAGAAACCGGCTTTATTTTGCAAAGTGCCAATCTGATCCCTTTTCTAAAGGTCAAAGAACAGTTTCAATTAGTAGAAAAAATTGAAAAAGAAAAGAACGCTGCAAAAATCGAAGAATTACTAAAATCACTGGATATTTGGGAATTACGAGAAAAGTACCCCAAAGCCTTGTCTGGTGGTGAGCGCCAACGGGTCGCCATCGCCCGTTCCTTGTTCAATGATCCGCAGCTGATCTTAGCAGATGAGCCCACTGCAAGCCTGGACTCGGATCATGCCTATGATGTCGTGAAGCTTTTAGCCAAAGAAGCGCATGAGCGGAACAAAGCGATCGTCATGGTGACCCACGATGAACGAATGACGACATGGAGCGACAAGATCTATCAAATGAAGGATGGCGAACTTTTAGAAAAAGAATAG